One segment of Neobacillus endophyticus DNA contains the following:
- a CDS encoding glycosyl hydrolase family 18 protein, with translation MKPHDRHPLSLHFGLKFFIALIMLVGGFTNFSVAEAAVKPDRTPPTKPANLHMTGRTDSSVTLAWNKSTDLHGVKNYTVYQNNKVLGTTVSTQYTVKNLRPGTTYSFFIKAQDTKGNISASSNINKAATAVKDQPPKVSTIQVSPIASDGQTVSGTIKLSVTASDDKGIQKVNFYSNNGGYLIKSLTAPPYTATWATDPWVSNGQQTLKVVVYDTANQTAQAIKTVTVNNVKVTVAPVQSAYKMIGYYTSWSTYSNYQIANIDASKLTQLNYAFANISDDGKIEMGDAWADVQKPFPGDTSSQPLKGNFNQLLKLKQQNPNLKTIISVGGWSGSQKFSDVALTDQSRTVFANSVLQFILQYGFDGVDLDWEYPVTGGESGNTYRPEDKQNFTLLLQKIRSVFDAQSAQDGKKYIITIAGGAGKSYAANTELNLIQQYVDYIQLMTYDIHGSWDTLTGLNAPLYRDPSSKFYAEWSVQDAVQMYLNNGVPANKLIMGVPFYARVYNQVNNVNNGLYTSFTGGGSAITYANLAANYLNKNGFIRYWDAASDVPWLFNGSQFVSYDDEESMGYKTSFIKSMGLGGAMMWELSQDPNEVLLTKIYNDLK, from the coding sequence ATGAAGCCACATGATCGTCACCCGTTGTCATTACATTTCGGCTTAAAATTCTTTATTGCGCTCATCATGTTAGTCGGAGGCTTTACAAACTTCAGTGTTGCGGAGGCCGCGGTTAAACCGGACCGAACGCCGCCTACCAAGCCCGCTAATTTGCATATGACGGGAAGAACGGATTCCTCTGTCACATTGGCTTGGAATAAGTCGACTGACCTGCACGGTGTGAAGAATTACACGGTGTATCAGAATAATAAAGTTTTAGGGACAACTGTCTCCACTCAGTATACGGTGAAAAACCTGCGTCCCGGAACAACCTACAGCTTTTTTATAAAAGCGCAAGATACAAAAGGGAATATTTCTGCTTCTAGCAATATAAATAAGGCTGCCACTGCGGTAAAAGATCAACCGCCAAAAGTGAGCACCATTCAGGTTTCTCCGATTGCAAGTGATGGACAAACTGTAAGCGGGACCATTAAGCTGTCTGTTACTGCCAGCGATGATAAAGGGATTCAAAAAGTTAACTTTTACAGCAATAATGGCGGGTATCTAATCAAGTCATTGACAGCGCCGCCGTATACTGCAACATGGGCCACAGACCCATGGGTGTCAAACGGCCAGCAAACATTGAAGGTGGTCGTGTATGATACGGCCAACCAAACCGCACAAGCGATAAAGACAGTGACCGTTAACAATGTAAAAGTGACTGTAGCTCCTGTCCAAAGTGCTTATAAAATGATTGGCTATTATACAAGTTGGTCAACTTACTCCAACTACCAAATTGCCAATATTGATGCAAGCAAACTTACGCAATTAAACTATGCATTTGCCAATATTTCTGATGATGGAAAAATTGAGATGGGAGATGCCTGGGCCGATGTACAAAAGCCGTTCCCTGGGGATACTTCCAGTCAGCCGTTAAAAGGGAACTTCAATCAGTTGTTGAAGCTGAAACAGCAAAATCCTAATTTAAAAACGATTATTTCGGTTGGTGGCTGGTCAGGGTCGCAAAAGTTCTCTGACGTGGCTCTAACCGACCAATCGAGAACTGTTTTTGCCAACAGCGTTCTGCAATTTATTTTACAATATGGCTTTGACGGGGTTGACCTGGATTGGGAATATCCTGTTACCGGAGGAGAATCAGGGAATACTTACCGTCCAGAGGATAAGCAAAATTTCACCCTTCTTTTACAAAAAATTAGAAGTGTTTTCGATGCTCAAAGTGCCCAGGATGGTAAAAAATATATCATTACCATTGCCGGCGGTGCTGGTAAAAGCTATGCGGCCAATACAGAATTGAATCTGATTCAACAATATGTGGATTACATTCAATTAATGACCTATGATATTCATGGATCATGGGATACCTTGACAGGGTTGAACGCACCGTTATACCGGGATCCTTCTTCCAAGTTTTACGCGGAGTGGAGTGTTCAAGATGCGGTGCAAATGTATCTCAACAATGGAGTGCCGGCAAATAAACTTATCATGGGCGTTCCCTTTTATGCAAGGGTCTACAATCAGGTCAACAATGTAAATAACGGTTTATATACGTCATTTACGGGCGGTGGATCGGCCATTACCTATGCTAATCTCGCAGCCAACTATTTGAACAAGAATGGATTTATCCGCTACTGGGATGCCGCTTCAGATGTTCCGTGGCTGTTCAATGGATCGCAATTTGTCAGCTATGATGATGAGGAATCCATGGGTTACAAAACATCCTTTATTAAATCAATGGGCCTCGGCGGCGCGATGATGTGGGAGCTCAGCCAGGATCCGAACGAGGTTCTATTAACGAAGATCTATAATGATTTAAAATAG
- the rbsB gene encoding ribose ABC transporter substrate-binding protein RbsB encodes MKKVFNGFLFLTLVMFVLAGCSTKAPGSSEKASTTDKKTGKIKIGLSISTLNNPFFVSLKEGAEKEAKAQGADIITVDAQNDSAKQVSDIEDLIQKGVDVLLVNPADSDAVKTAIESANKANIPVITVDRSANGGNVVSHIASDNVAGGKMAGDFILEKLGKKGNVVELEGIPGSSAARERGEGFHKAIEGISGIKVVAKQAADFDRAKGLSVMENILQANKNIQAVFAHNDEMALGALQAIAAAGLKNVIVVGFDATADAVKAVNEGKMAATVAQKPTEIGQKGVQTAVKVVNKESVDKFIPVSLDLIKK; translated from the coding sequence ATGAAAAAGGTTTTTAACGGGTTTCTATTTTTAACATTAGTGATGTTTGTATTAGCTGGCTGTTCCACAAAAGCGCCGGGTTCATCTGAGAAGGCATCTACTACTGACAAGAAAACGGGCAAAATCAAAATCGGATTGTCTATTTCTACATTGAATAACCCATTCTTTGTATCCTTAAAAGAGGGGGCCGAGAAAGAAGCAAAGGCTCAAGGTGCAGACATTATTACGGTTGATGCTCAAAACGATTCAGCAAAGCAAGTAAGTGACATCGAAGATTTAATCCAAAAAGGTGTCGATGTACTATTAGTAAACCCTGCCGATTCTGATGCAGTGAAAACAGCTATCGAATCAGCAAATAAAGCAAATATCCCTGTCATTACAGTGGACCGCAGTGCAAATGGCGGAAATGTAGTCTCCCATATTGCATCAGATAACGTGGCGGGCGGTAAAATGGCTGGAGACTTTATTCTTGAAAAGCTCGGTAAAAAAGGTAATGTCGTAGAATTAGAGGGGATTCCAGGATCCTCGGCGGCACGTGAACGCGGAGAAGGATTCCACAAAGCCATTGAAGGTATATCCGGCATTAAAGTAGTGGCCAAACAAGCAGCAGATTTTGACCGTGCAAAAGGCTTATCCGTAATGGAAAATATTCTGCAAGCCAATAAAAATATCCAAGCTGTCTTTGCGCATAATGATGAAATGGCTTTAGGAGCACTTCAAGCGATTGCAGCAGCTGGCTTGAAAAATGTAATCGTTGTTGGCTTTGATGCAACCGCTGATGCGGTTAAAGCGGTAAACGAAGGCAAAATGGCTGCCACTGTTGCCCAAAAACCAACTGAAATTGGCCAAAAAGGCGTCCAAACAGCAGTGAAAGTCGTGAACAAAGAGTCCGTAGACAAGTTTATCCCTGTGTCATTGGATTTAATAAAAAAATAG
- a CDS encoding ABC transporter permease translates to MKTSKFQIIQKLGPLIGLIIITVILSIISSSFLTLDNVFNVLRQVSVNALIAFGMTFVILTGGIDLSVGSILALSSAITAGLLAGGMDAPLAMLIGLLSGAVMGAINGLFITKGKVAPFIATLATMTIFRGLTLVYTDGTPITGLSKSYFFQIMGQGYFGWIPVPVLWMLGCYVVLYFILKKTTFGRRVYAIGGNEEASILSGIRANRVKIWIYSLTGALSALAGIILSSRLDSAQPTAGTSYELDAIASVVLGGTSLSGGRGWIFGTLVGALIIGVLNNGLNLMNVSSFYQQVVKGGVILLAVLLDRKKAS, encoded by the coding sequence ATGAAGACCTCGAAGTTTCAGATTATTCAAAAACTAGGACCGCTAATTGGTTTAATCATCATTACGGTCATTCTCTCGATCATCAGTTCAAGTTTCTTAACATTGGACAATGTGTTTAATGTATTACGCCAAGTGTCCGTGAATGCCTTAATTGCTTTTGGTATGACCTTTGTGATTTTAACAGGCGGGATTGATTTATCAGTAGGCTCGATTTTAGCTCTGTCATCCGCTATAACGGCAGGATTGCTGGCTGGCGGAATGGATGCACCTTTAGCCATGCTCATCGGACTCCTTTCAGGTGCGGTGATGGGGGCGATTAATGGACTGTTTATCACAAAAGGAAAAGTGGCTCCTTTTATTGCGACTTTGGCTACGATGACGATTTTCCGAGGGCTGACCTTGGTCTATACGGATGGAACTCCGATTACAGGGCTGTCCAAAAGTTATTTCTTTCAAATCATGGGACAGGGCTATTTTGGCTGGATTCCAGTTCCGGTGTTATGGATGCTGGGATGTTATGTTGTTCTTTATTTTATCTTGAAGAAAACGACATTTGGCCGAAGAGTGTATGCCATTGGCGGCAATGAAGAGGCTTCGATTCTATCAGGGATCCGTGCTAATCGGGTGAAAATATGGATTTACTCTCTGACAGGCGCTTTGTCCGCACTTGCCGGTATAATTCTTTCTTCCCGTCTAGATTCTGCCCAGCCCACTGCAGGTACTTCCTACGAACTTGATGCAATTGCTTCCGTTGTTTTAGGGGGAACCAGTCTTTCTGGGGGAAGAGGCTGGATTTTTGGAACATTGGTTGGAGCACTAATTATAGGTGTTTTAAATAATGGACTCAATTTAATGAATGTCAGCTCCTTCTATCAACAGGTTGTTAAGGGAGGTGTGATCTTACTAGCTGTCTTGCTTGATCGTAAAAAAGCTTCATAA
- a CDS encoding sugar ABC transporter ATP-binding protein, which produces MNRIPVVEMKNISKSFSGNKVLENVGFQLLPGEIHALMGENGAGKSTLIKIMTGIYERDAGQVLVKGEEVHFNSPKEAEQAGIAVIHQELNIIPYLTVYQNMFLGKDLTVGKLGITRDREMKRKTKEYLNRLGIDLDPDIEAGNLSVGQQQMIEIARAVAANTEVLIMDEPTAALTDREIESLFKVIASLKEQGVGIVYVSHRMEEIFQICDRISVLRDGHFIDVKEVAKTNFDEIVKLMVGRQLGERFPERDTKLGPERLRVEHLTTAGLFEDISFSVQQGEIVGVAGLMGAGRTEIMQAIFGYRSLHSGKVFIDGKESTIKTPFDAMKAGIAFVTEDRKNQGLILELSVRENLSITNLTKISKNSIISAKTEISLIDEMIEKLHIKTSGRELTVKSLSGGNQQKIVIGKWLGIQPKILILDEPTRGVDVGAKKEIYQLMNELTKQGVSIIMVSSELPEILGMSDRILVIREGKLTAVLPKAEASQEKIMQAATGGSKS; this is translated from the coding sequence ATGAACCGCATACCTGTAGTTGAAATGAAGAATATCAGTAAATCCTTTTCAGGGAACAAGGTATTAGAGAATGTCGGCTTTCAACTTCTGCCAGGGGAAATACATGCGTTAATGGGGGAAAACGGCGCTGGAAAGTCGACACTGATCAAAATCATGACCGGCATTTATGAACGTGATGCAGGTCAGGTGCTGGTGAAAGGCGAGGAAGTCCATTTTAACAGCCCAAAGGAAGCAGAGCAGGCCGGAATAGCTGTGATCCATCAAGAACTGAATATTATCCCCTATCTAACAGTCTATCAAAATATGTTTCTCGGAAAAGATTTGACAGTTGGGAAATTAGGGATTACGAGAGACCGGGAGATGAAACGGAAGACGAAAGAATATTTAAACCGTTTAGGCATTGACCTTGATCCGGATATCGAGGCGGGAAATTTATCAGTCGGTCAACAGCAAATGATTGAAATCGCCAGGGCTGTCGCGGCAAATACCGAGGTGCTGATCATGGACGAACCAACGGCAGCATTGACGGACCGCGAAATCGAGTCATTATTTAAGGTGATTGCCTCTTTAAAAGAACAGGGTGTAGGGATCGTTTATGTTTCCCATCGAATGGAAGAAATTTTTCAAATCTGTGATCGGATTTCAGTCCTACGTGATGGTCATTTTATTGATGTAAAAGAAGTAGCGAAAACAAACTTTGATGAAATCGTCAAATTAATGGTCGGCCGGCAGCTGGGGGAACGATTCCCTGAGCGTGATACGAAGCTTGGCCCTGAGCGGTTAAGAGTGGAACATCTGACTACCGCCGGCTTATTCGAAGATATCAGTTTTTCGGTACAGCAGGGTGAAATTGTCGGTGTTGCAGGCCTCATGGGGGCTGGGCGCACGGAAATCATGCAGGCGATTTTTGGCTATCGCTCCTTACATAGTGGAAAAGTGTTTATAGATGGGAAAGAATCAACGATTAAGACGCCGTTTGATGCGATGAAAGCGGGAATTGCCTTTGTAACAGAGGACAGAAAAAACCAGGGCTTAATTCTCGAGCTGTCCGTCAGAGAGAATCTATCGATTACGAACCTTACCAAAATTTCAAAGAATAGTATCATCTCGGCAAAAACAGAAATCAGCTTGATCGATGAAATGATTGAAAAACTTCACATTAAAACATCCGGCCGGGAGCTTACCGTGAAATCCTTGAGCGGCGGAAATCAGCAAAAGATTGTCATCGGAAAATGGCTTGGAATACAACCGAAAATCTTGATTCTCGATGAGCCAACCCGCGGTGTGGATGTGGGGGCGAAAAAAGAAATCTATCAATTGATGAATGAGCTCACCAAACAGGGAGTGTCGATCATTATGGTATCTTCCGAGCTTCCCGAAATCTTAGGAATGAGTGATCGGATTCTCGTCATCCGCGAAGGCAAACTTACAGCCGTTCTTCCCAAGGCGGAAGCAAGTCAGGAGAAAATTATGCAAGCAGCAACTGGAGGGAGTAAATCATGA
- the rbsD gene encoding D-ribose pyranase has product MKKNGILNSHISEVLSRIGHTDTIVIGDCGLPIPDETVRIDLALKIGTPSFIDTLKVVLEDMAVEQVTLALEIKDHNPEMEEQIASLAGDLEYKYVTHEQFKEQTKKAKAVIRTGEATPYANVILHAGVIF; this is encoded by the coding sequence ATGAAGAAAAATGGAATTTTAAATAGTCATATTTCAGAGGTTCTCTCAAGAATTGGGCATACCGATACGATTGTGATTGGTGACTGCGGCCTGCCGATTCCTGATGAAACAGTCAGAATCGATCTCGCTTTAAAAATCGGCACTCCGTCATTTATTGACACTTTAAAGGTGGTATTGGAGGATATGGCGGTTGAACAAGTGACCTTAGCACTGGAGATAAAAGACCATAATCCGGAAATGGAAGAACAGATTGCAAGTCTTGCCGGCGATCTCGAGTATAAGTATGTTACCCATGAACAGTTCAAGGAGCAGACGAAAAAGGCGAAAGCGGTGATTCGGACGGGAGAGGCCACCCCTTATGCCAATGTGATTTTACATGCAGGAGTGATTTTCTAA
- the rbsK gene encoding ribokinase, with protein sequence MENKKITVVGSINMDLVTSTKRVPVLGETVLGESFHTIPGGKGANQAVAAARLGADTTLIGCVGDDTFGKDLLKHLASQGIRTPYVKPITYSTTGIASITISNGENHIIVVPGANFQVTPEYVAEHEDVIASSDILLLQLEIPIESVEKAVELAKKHGVKVILNPAPIQPLSKDLMKKVDYFTPNEYEQQVLLESHEWTNEEREELLAKCIITKGSKGITFTSGGKVIEIPSYKVEVVDTTGAGDSFNGGLAYALNKGIAMVEACKFANAVAALSVTKLGAQSGMPTLAEVEEFLQTRDEAK encoded by the coding sequence TTGGAAAATAAAAAAATAACAGTTGTTGGAAGTATTAACATGGATCTCGTCACAAGTACAAAACGAGTGCCTGTATTGGGTGAAACGGTTTTAGGCGAATCGTTTCACACCATTCCCGGCGGCAAAGGAGCAAACCAGGCGGTTGCCGCAGCTAGACTGGGGGCCGATACCACATTGATTGGCTGTGTAGGAGATGACACGTTTGGGAAAGATCTGCTTAAGCATTTGGCGAGCCAAGGTATTCGTACGCCTTATGTGAAACCGATTACATATTCAACGACAGGGATTGCATCTATTACGATCTCTAACGGAGAAAACCATATTATTGTCGTTCCCGGTGCGAATTTTCAGGTGACTCCGGAATATGTGGCAGAACATGAAGACGTCATCGCCAGCAGTGACATATTATTGCTGCAACTGGAAATTCCAATTGAAAGTGTTGAAAAAGCAGTGGAACTCGCGAAGAAGCACGGTGTAAAAGTGATTCTCAACCCAGCTCCCATTCAGCCTCTCTCCAAGGACTTAATGAAAAAAGTAGACTACTTTACACCTAACGAATATGAACAGCAGGTCCTGTTGGAGTCACATGAGTGGACAAATGAAGAGCGAGAGGAGCTTCTCGCCAAATGTATTATTACCAAGGGGTCAAAAGGGATAACATTTACTAGCGGCGGTAAAGTAATAGAGATCCCTAGCTATAAAGTGGAGGTCGTTGATACGACTGGTGCGGGCGATTCTTTTAATGGCGGGTTGGCGTATGCTTTGAATAAGGGGATCGCAATGGTGGAGGCATGCAAATTTGCCAATGCAGTTGCAGCCCTTTCGGTAACAAAGCTGGGTGCACAAAGCGGAATGCCAACGCTTGCTGAAGTGGAGGAATTTTTACAAACAAGGGATGAAGCAAAATGA
- a CDS encoding LacI family DNA-binding transcriptional regulator, protein MSTIKEVAAEAKVSVATVSRVINNNGYVNEETRKKVLQAISTLNYMPNEVARSLFKKQSKTIALIVPDIKNPFFPEIARAIEDVMSSQEYTLILCNSDGKVEKEIMYLDAMKQKYVDGIIIVTSTLTPKHIETRDIPIVALDRKISPDIPSVTVNNYEGARQAVQYLKKIGCQKIAHIRGPHAISNADERYKGFMKEVENEPWFHPELVVNGNYNVLETTEATKGLLTKYPDIDGIFAGNDYMAIGVLKAAVQLGIRIPEELSLIGFDGIQLSQLTNPEITTMAQPIYELGLTAAEQLLEMIEGKPLVQLHHHFEVKLMDGQSTKR, encoded by the coding sequence ATGAGTACAATTAAAGAGGTTGCAGCTGAGGCCAAGGTGTCTGTTGCCACTGTTTCCAGGGTGATTAATAATAATGGCTATGTAAATGAGGAAACGCGGAAAAAGGTTTTGCAGGCGATTTCCACGTTAAATTATATGCCGAATGAGGTGGCGCGAAGCCTTTTTAAGAAACAGTCCAAAACCATTGCCCTGATTGTTCCTGATATTAAAAACCCTTTCTTTCCTGAAATTGCGAGGGCGATAGAGGATGTGATGAGCAGTCAGGAATATACCTTAATTCTCTGCAATTCGGATGGGAAAGTGGAGAAGGAAATTATGTATTTGGATGCCATGAAGCAAAAATATGTGGATGGGATTATTATTGTCACCAGTACATTAACACCCAAACATATTGAAACAAGGGATATTCCGATCGTAGCTCTCGATCGAAAGATTAGTCCTGATATTCCATCTGTTACAGTTAATAACTATGAAGGGGCGCGGCAGGCAGTTCAGTATTTGAAGAAGATTGGCTGCCAAAAAATTGCCCATATCCGCGGGCCGCATGCCATCAGCAATGCGGATGAACGTTATAAGGGATTTATGAAAGAGGTTGAGAATGAACCATGGTTTCACCCAGAATTAGTTGTGAATGGAAACTATAATGTGTTGGAAACAACGGAGGCCACAAAGGGGTTACTAACAAAATATCCAGATATCGATGGGATATTTGCCGGCAACGATTATATGGCTATTGGGGTATTAAAGGCAGCGGTGCAGCTGGGAATTCGAATCCCGGAAGAGCTCTCCTTAATCGGATTTGACGGAATCCAGCTCAGCCAATTAACCAATCCGGAAATCACGACCATGGCACAGCCGATTTACGAATTGGGACTTACGGCTGCTGAACAATTATTAGAAATGATTGAAGGAAAGCCGCTTGTGCAATTACACCATCATTTTGAAGTGAAATTAATGGACGGCCAATCGACAAAGAGGTGA
- a CDS encoding DMT family transporter, whose protein sequence is MKLAYVQLALAMAFVGANVAVGKIIVEHVPIFLFSEIRFLIALLFLIPMSRMSKTTKRVPGKKSQWGILFLQAFFGVFLFSVLMLHGVQYTSATAAGIITSTVPAIIALLSFFFLKEKMSVVQAFSICLSVLGIAIITYQAPSSNTDPHSFLLGNALVFGAVISEALFTIFAKKLSDLFTPVQMAVWVNIIGFLLFMPFAIKETVNYNFMNLTFSMWLLIIYYAVTASVLSFILWYQGVTKVKANIAGIFTGFLPVTAALAGIVILKEPFGWSQSLGILSVLGAIFFGTRVTTSNKSSRNDAA, encoded by the coding sequence TTGAAGTTAGCATACGTTCAGCTTGCTTTAGCAATGGCTTTCGTTGGAGCCAATGTAGCAGTGGGGAAAATAATTGTTGAACATGTTCCGATCTTTCTTTTTTCGGAAATCAGATTTTTAATTGCTTTGCTTTTTTTAATTCCCATGTCAAGGATGAGTAAGACGACCAAGAGAGTTCCGGGGAAAAAGAGCCAATGGGGGATTTTATTTTTACAAGCGTTTTTTGGCGTTTTTTTATTTAGCGTCCTGATGTTACATGGAGTCCAGTATACTTCCGCTACTGCAGCTGGAATTATTACAAGTACAGTTCCAGCCATTATTGCTTTATTATCGTTTTTCTTTTTGAAAGAAAAAATGTCTGTCGTTCAGGCATTTTCCATTTGTCTTTCTGTTTTGGGAATTGCCATCATTACCTATCAAGCACCATCATCAAACACAGACCCTCATTCTTTTTTACTTGGAAATGCCCTTGTATTCGGTGCTGTTATTTCAGAAGCACTTTTTACGATTTTTGCCAAGAAACTCTCTGATCTCTTCACTCCGGTTCAAATGGCTGTTTGGGTCAATATCATCGGATTTCTATTATTCATGCCTTTTGCCATAAAAGAGACTGTAAACTATAACTTTATGAACCTCACCTTCTCCATGTGGCTGCTGATCATTTATTATGCCGTAACCGCGAGTGTCCTATCGTTTATTCTTTGGTATCAGGGTGTTACAAAGGTAAAAGCAAATATCGCCGGGATATTCACAGGATTCCTTCCCGTGACAGCCGCATTGGCCGGTATTGTGATCCTGAAAGAACCATTTGGCTGGAGTCAATCGCTGGGAATCTTAAGCGTATTGGGAGCTATTTTCTTTGGAACCAGAGTGACAACAAGCAATAAATCCAGCAGAAATGATGCTGCTTAG
- a CDS encoding cation:dicarboxylate symporter family transporter — protein sequence MKRIGLAWQIFIGLILGIAVGGIFYGNPHVAQYLQPIGSIFIHLIKMIVIPIVVSCLIVGVAGVGDMKALGKLGGKTILYFEVITTIAIVVGLLAANLFHPGTGVDRSHLNKTDINAYVTTAKTTESHSMVDTFVNIVPTNIIQSLANGDMLAVIFFSVMFGLGVAAIGEKGAPVLQFFRGTADAMFQVTNQIMKVAPLGVFALIGVTVSTFGLSSLVPLGKLVLVVYGSMIFFVLVVMGLVAKIAGYNIFKLIKYLKDELLLGYSTASSETVLPKIMEKMEKLGCPKAITSFVIPTGYSFNLDGSTLYQAIAALFIAQMYGIHLSIGHQITLVLVLMLTSKGIAGVPGVSFVVLLATLGSVGIPVEGLAFIAGIDRILDMARTAVNIVGNSLAALVITKWESKKSGAVAEKKAAV from the coding sequence ATGAAAAGAATTGGGTTGGCGTGGCAAATTTTTATAGGATTAATACTTGGAATTGCGGTTGGAGGCATATTTTATGGGAATCCCCATGTGGCTCAATACTTGCAGCCAATTGGCAGTATTTTTATACATTTAATTAAAATGATCGTGATACCTATCGTTGTTTCCTGTTTGATTGTCGGTGTTGCTGGTGTAGGTGATATGAAGGCACTTGGGAAACTCGGCGGGAAAACCATTCTTTACTTTGAAGTGATTACAACTATTGCCATTGTGGTGGGGCTTTTGGCAGCAAACCTGTTCCATCCGGGAACAGGAGTGGATCGTTCACACCTAAACAAAACAGATATTAATGCTTATGTGACAACAGCGAAAACTACGGAGTCTCATTCGATGGTTGATACGTTTGTGAATATTGTTCCAACGAATATCATTCAATCTTTAGCGAATGGAGATATGCTGGCGGTTATTTTCTTTTCGGTGATGTTTGGATTAGGCGTAGCAGCTATTGGAGAGAAAGGGGCACCGGTTCTTCAGTTTTTCCGGGGAACGGCTGATGCAATGTTCCAGGTGACCAATCAAATTATGAAAGTGGCCCCGCTTGGTGTTTTTGCGCTAATCGGTGTAACGGTCTCAACATTCGGTTTATCTTCCCTTGTTCCGTTAGGGAAATTAGTTCTTGTTGTTTATGGATCGATGATTTTCTTTGTGCTTGTAGTTATGGGGCTTGTTGCCAAGATTGCCGGTTATAATATTTTTAAACTGATAAAATATTTGAAGGACGAATTACTGCTGGGTTATTCTACAGCAAGCTCAGAAACTGTGCTTCCAAAGATCATGGAAAAAATGGAGAAATTGGGCTGTCCGAAGGCCATCACTTCTTTTGTTATTCCAACTGGTTATTCTTTTAACCTGGATGGTTCTACACTTTACCAAGCTATTGCGGCTTTGTTTATCGCGCAAATGTACGGAATTCATTTGAGTATTGGTCATCAAATAACATTGGTGTTGGTATTGATGCTGACGTCAAAAGGAATTGCTGGAGTGCCTGGTGTTTCGTTCGTAGTATTGCTTGCCACTCTTGGCAGTGTGGGAATCCCTGTTGAAGGCCTTGCTTTTATCGCAGGAATTGACCGGATTCTGGACATGGCTCGTACAGCCGTTAACATTGTGGGAAATTCACTTGCTGCCCTTGTGATCACGAAGTGGGAGAGCAAGAAATCGGGGGCCGTTGCCGAAAAGAAAGCGGCGGTATAA
- a CDS encoding LysR family transcriptional regulator, with translation MELRQLKYFIEVAKQEHFSIAAENLHVAQSAVSRQVGLLEKELGVELFEREGRNVKLTPIGKTFADQAMLALKAIDNAAQLIQEYLNPERGTIRIGFPSSLASNTLPMIISAFKKAHPDVQFHLRQGAYDFLTEAIKKREIDIAFIGPVPPSDPDIQTDILFSEPFVALLPQTHELADRQSLALYQLEHDAFVLFPEGFVLRQIVVNACHQAGFRPHTPYLGEDLDAIKGLVSAGIGVTLLPQTTLFGSLPEGTVSLKIQDPEVKRTVGIVIPTNRQLSPSEKLFHEFVLDYFKKLNHWSLE, from the coding sequence ATGGAACTAAGACAATTAAAGTACTTTATTGAGGTGGCAAAACAGGAGCATTTTTCAATTGCTGCAGAAAATTTACATGTAGCCCAGTCAGCAGTCAGCCGCCAGGTAGGCCTATTGGAAAAGGAATTGGGAGTGGAGCTGTTTGAAAGAGAGGGCCGCAACGTCAAGTTAACCCCCATTGGAAAAACGTTTGCCGATCAAGCCATGCTGGCGCTAAAGGCAATTGACAACGCTGCACAGCTGATCCAAGAATATTTGAATCCGGAACGCGGGACCATTCGGATCGGCTTTCCCTCCAGCTTGGCAAGCAACACCCTGCCCATGATCATCTCTGCTTTTAAAAAAGCTCACCCGGATGTTCAATTTCATTTGCGGCAGGGAGCCTATGATTTTCTCACGGAGGCGATCAAGAAACGTGAGATCGATATCGCGTTCATTGGCCCTGTGCCGCCCAGTGATCCAGATATTCAAACCGATATCCTTTTCTCAGAGCCTTTTGTCGCCCTCTTGCCCCAAACACATGAACTGGCAGATAGACAAAGTTTGGCCTTATATCAATTAGAGCATGATGCATTTGTTCTTTTCCCCGAAGGGTTTGTTCTTCGGCAAATCGTAGTGAATGCTTGCCATCAAGCAGGTTTTCGGCCGCACACGCCTTATTTAGGCGAGGATTTGGACGCGATAAAAGGTCTTGTTTCGGCTGGAATCGGCGTCACACTTCTGCCACAGACAACGCTTTTCGGAAGTTTGCCTGAAGGAACCGTCAGCTTAAAAATCCAAGATCCCGAGGTTAAAAGAACCGTGGGAATTGTCATCCCCACCAACCGGCAGCTCTCTCCTTCGGAAAAATTGTTTCATGAATTTGTCCTCGACTACTTTAAAAAATTAAATCATTGGTCATTAGAATGA